From a single Lacerta agilis isolate rLacAgi1 chromosome 3, rLacAgi1.pri, whole genome shotgun sequence genomic region:
- the PRR18 gene encoding proline-rich protein 18: MSLPPIAPPPAAAPRLQLRNAQQPTPGAPKKAPPAPPLAPAKPPRKGRGGGVPAERPGGTFSSSWPSASLPRQLPRNRGAPPPPPPARNPPATAAPAVGPPPSPASRGRSVVGLPGPGARSCESLCAAAQAGRGEAALRFSLSLPPEAIRVLQRRSLEKQLQQQRRPRGRTPRSASPDAAKRPLAGCSAAAAGGDLRALLQVSLLNERHRYDDVEYEEEADGEGAAGVPGACAADEGLVRKCTEWLRGVESAVARDRADKLDTLPHLGTL, encoded by the coding sequence ATGTCCCTGCCTCCTATCGCGCCACCACCTGCTGCCGCGCCCCGACTCCAGCTCCGGAATGCGCAGCAGCCGACCCCGGGGGCTCCCAAAAAGGCACCACCGGCGCCCCCCCTCGCGCCAGCCAAGCCCCCTCGGAAAGGTCGCGGCGGCGGGGTCCCCGCGGAGCGCCCCGGCGGCACCTTCTCGAGCTCTTGGCCCAGCGCTTCTCTCCCGAGGCAGCTGCCGCGCAACAGAggcgccccgccgccgccgccgcccgccagGAACCCGCCCGCCACAGCCGCTCCGGCCGTGGGGCCGCCTCCGTCTCCGGCGTCGCGAGGCCGCTCGGTCGTGGGGCTGCCGGGCCCGGGCGCGCGCTCCTGCGAGAGCCTTTGCGCCGCGGCGCAAGCGGGGCGCGGGGAGGCCGCGCTGCGCTTCTCGCTCAGCCTGCCTCCCGAGGCGATCCGGGTGCTGCAGCGCCGGAGCctggagaagcagctgcagcagcagcggcggccacGCGGGAGGACGCCCCGCTCCGCCTCCCCGGACGCCGCGAAGCGCCCCCTGGCTGGGTGctcggccgccgccgccgggggAGACTTGCGCGCCCTGCTGCAGGTGTCGCTGCTCAACGAGCGCCACCGCTACGACGACGTGGAGTACGAGGAGGAGGCCGACGGCGAAGGGGCGGCCGGCGTCCCCGGAGCGTGCGCGGCCGACGAAGGGCTGGTGCGCAAGTGCACCGAGTGGCTCCGCGGCGTCGAGAGCGCCGTCGCCCGCGACCGCGCCGACAAGCTGGACACGCTGCCGCACTTGGGCACCCTGTGA
- the MPC1 gene encoding mitochondrial pyruvate carrier 1 — MAALARKAADYLRSKDFRDYLMSTHFWGPVANWGLPIAAINDMKKSPEIISGRMTFALCCYSLTFMRFAYKVQPRNWLLFACHFTNEGAQLIQGGRLIKFNLEKKN; from the exons ATGGCGGCGCTGGCCCGCAAGGCCGCGGACTACCTGCGCAGCAAGGACTTCAGGGACTACCTCATGAG TACG CACTTCTGGGGGCCAGTAGCCAACTGGGGACTCCCTATTGCTGCTATTAATGACATGAAGAAATCACCAGAGATCATCAGTGGCCGAATGACCTTTG CCCTCTGCTGTTACTCGTTGACTTTCATGCGGTTTGCATACAAAGTGCAGCCAAGAAACTGGTTGCTGTTTGCTTGTCACTTTACCAATGAAGGCGCACAACTTATCCAAGGCGGACGATTAATCAAATTCAA cctggaaaagaagaactGA
- the SFT2D1 gene encoding vesicle transport protein SFT2A isoform X1 produces the protein MEKLRRVLSGQDDEEQGLTSQVLDSSTLSFSTRVRWFAICFASGIVCSILGTAMLWLPGAGTKLFAVFYTLGNIAALASTCFLMGPMKQLKKMFEPTRLIVTIVMLLCFICTLCAVFWWGKKGLALLFCILQFLAMTWYSLSYIPYARDAMLKCFTSCLG, from the exons ATGGAGAAACTCCGGCGGGTGTTGAGCGGGCAGGACGACGAGGAGCAGGGGCTGACGTCCCAG GTGCTTGATTCTTCAACTCTTAGTTTTAGTACTCGAGTCAGATGGTTTGCTATCTGCTTTGCAAGTGGCATTGTGTGTTCCATTCTT GGGACAGCAATGCTTTGGCTCCCAGGCGCTGGCACAAAACTCTTTGCAGTGTTCTATACCTTAGGAAATATTGCTGCATTAGCCAG TACTTGCTTCTTGATGGGCCCTATGAAACAACTGAAAAAGATGTTTGAACCAACAAGATTAATTGTGACAATTGTTATGCTG TTGTGTTTTATCTGTACCCTATGTGCTGTGTTCTGG tggGGTAAGAAAGGGCTAGCTCTGCTCTTCTGCATTCTGCAGTTCTTGGCAATGACCTG gtACAGTCTGTCATATATCCCTTATGCACG ggatGCAATGCTAAAATGTTTCACGTCCTGCCTAGGCTAA
- the SFT2D1 gene encoding vesicle transport protein SFT2A isoform X2 yields the protein MGPMKQLKKMFEPTRLIVTIVMLLCFICTLCAVFWWGKKGLALLFCILQFLAMTWYSLSYIPYARDAMLKCFTSCLG from the exons ATGGGCCCTATGAAACAACTGAAAAAGATGTTTGAACCAACAAGATTAATTGTGACAATTGTTATGCTG TTGTGTTTTATCTGTACCCTATGTGCTGTGTTCTGG tggGGTAAGAAAGGGCTAGCTCTGCTCTTCTGCATTCTGCAGTTCTTGGCAATGACCTG gtACAGTCTGTCATATATCCCTTATGCACG ggatGCAATGCTAAAATGTTTCACGTCCTGCCTAGGCTAA